tgattattcccctttatttggctttcatgaggccacatctggagtattgtgtccagttctgtgccccccactatagaaaggatgtggacgcattggagagagtccagcagagggcaaccaaaataattagggggctggagtgcatgccctatgagggatttgggtttgtttagtctgcagaagagtgaggggggatttgatagcagccttcaacttcctggagggaggttccaaagaggatggagaaaggctgttctcagaaatgctggatggcagaacaaggagcaatggtctcaagttacagtgggggaggtctagtttggatattaggaaaaactatttcactaggagggtggtgaagcactggaatgggttacctagggtgaagcactggaatgggttacctccatccctagatgtttttaagtttcgacttgacaaagccctggctggattgatttagttgggattggccctgccttgtgcagggggctagacttgatgacctcctgaagtctcttccagctctatgattctactgtTGCTTTGTACTGCCCCCTTCAGGGCCTCCTCAGTGGACAACCTCCCTTGAGCCCCAGAACAATACTAAGGAAAGAGAGTCTGCAGCAGCTGACCTCACTACATAAAAACCGGAGTTGGGGTGGAGCAGAAGCCCCTGTTAAAAGCAGTGGGTTTCCTCCTGGGTGGGGGCCATGATCCTATCACCTCTGAAGGTGGGAGGGTACTCCTTACTGGCCGTGAGGATGGGGCAGTTCGGGAGTGGGAGAGAGACAGCTGTGagtggggctttgggggaagggatgatgGAGGGGTGGGCCCATGGTTCAGGACTCTCCACTTTTAGGGGCTTCCACTGTTCCTTACCCGGGCAGCCAAGTCTTTGAAGCTCTTTATCCATCCTGCCTTTCAGCGTGGGACAGTAGAACAAAGGTCACATGACTCCTCTCTGACCAGTTGGGGCAGTGGATGTAAAAGTAATAGTGGTGGGGCTTGAACGCTGCTCCTCTTCTCCTGAGCTGCATCTCAACAGCATGGATCAGGGGTGTAGTCCAAGTGGACCTGGCCTCCAAGCCCACCCAAATTGAAGCTGGAGCTCCTTGAACAcacaggctgggagtgggagagtcATCCCGGGCGGGAAGTGTGACtcatgggggcagggctaggagggGCTGGCGTTGGGGCCAGAGACCGTGATAGCAACCCACAGTGAGAGCAAAAGCAGTTATGTGGCCAGTGGAGTGAATGGGCACCAAGACAGGAGCAGAAGGGGTAGGTGGATCTTGGGCCCCTTATTGGTGTGTCCCGCAGCCTgtgtgccccaggcagccccatcTTCTGGGGACTGCTGAGCAGTAAAGGCTGGCTGGAGAGGACCGGGGGAAGTGGGGCtctccaaccctcctccccccatcattgCCTGCCCACCAGCAAGTCAAAGCCCATTCAGTTTTCCTGCTCTAACTGTGCCACTGGCATTGATCTTGGTTTTCtgtgattaaaaacaaaattctcGGATCAAAACAACCTAAAATCCATGTTTTTCCAGAATTAGAAGGAAATGCTGAACTTTAGTTTCCCATGCTTGACAGGGCTCTGGCAGTCAGTCCCACATGGTACTTTCAGTGACACTGGACCTTTTAATAAAGCTTGCTTGATGATCAtatatgcttttatttttttcacaaaatataaaaactaaATATTCTCTGTAAAAGTAaatattccatttttttttcttcagagaaCATATTTCTAGGATCCCTGCTGATCCATGATTGGTGGAACTGCCCCAATCTTAGGATACAGTAAATTACGGAAACCTGTAAACTGCAGAATGCATGATGACCAGTGCATAGTATTGGCCTTCTAACTGCCAAGGAACTGAGTTCAAATACTGCTACGgttgctctttttttcttttaaaatttccaAAATTGTGTTTAAAAGTTTATCATCAGTATGATGGCAGATAGAACTAATTCACGCCACATCTAGGGAAGTAATCAAAAACTTGGATCCCCAATATTTCACACATGTTTCTTGAGAGAGACAGCTTGACAGCACAGGTGTACTAGCTATAGGTACTTATCATGTAGGTCATGCCTACATAAACACCATCCAACGTGATACTCTCATGGGTCCCTTCCCCTCTAATGCTTATGTGACTAAACACTACAGCACCAGGGAGTAAGCATTGCAGGGTTGGGTCCTGAGTAAGGCATATTTAAAACTCGTACAGTACTTCTATCCCATgacttcaaagtgctttacaaaggtggGAATTAGCGCACATTTACACATGAGAAAACTGAGACATCGGGAGGCTAAAGGATTTGAATATGGCTAACCTGCAAGCCACAAGCAGAATGGAGAATAAGTCTCTTGATCCTACTCTCCAAGCTCTTAATAGATTGGGTAACAAGCTTTCCTTATTTTTATTCTGTTGAAAATGTAGGCCACTGTATTTAAGtctgggttttggttttggttttttgtgcCTCTCTGGTTGGACACCCAGCTGAAGATGCTGTAAAAAGGACTGGGTTTTCAGAGGACAGATGTATTCTATAATTTTTTTACTTTTGCATCACCAGTATAGTCCAAGTAGCGTAGGGCAGAATTGCACAGCaagtggtgatgttgttttgaTCATTCTCACCATGATAGCTGTTCAGTTATAGTCTCAGATGTGGATATGACCAGACTGCCCTGGATTAGGAATATAAGTGAGTAGTCGACTCCCTGATAAATCTAGGCTTGTTTGATAGTCGAGTCACTACCCAATTAGTTGCAaccctcccctcactgcctctgtatcagaggtagcaaggtgggggagcaggagccagtgatgggggaagctggcttaaaagccagtctccacaggagccaggggaagcagaggcTCAGCGGGGgatccagcgtgagccaggactgtcccagatgctgcgcctctgctttttaaacatagtaagagcCACCAGGGACTCAGCTATCCCAGCTTGCGCCTGGTCCCAGACCACTGCggttttgccttttaaatgtagtaagatcaaCCAGACAATGCTATTTTTGCCAGgtagactaaggctatgtctagactgcagggttttttcaaaaaaagtagccttttttcgaaaaaacttcacctgtgtctagactacagctgcgttctttcgaaattaaatcgaaagaatgcggcttttctttcgacggtggtactcctcatttcacgaggaataacgtcttttttcgaaagtgctctttgaaaaaaggcactatgtaatgcaaactgtgcttttttgaaagagagcatccagactgcctgggtgctctctttcgaaaaagcggcttgctttttcgaaagtactggttgcagtctagacgctgtctttcgaaagaggcttgcagtctagacgtagcctaaaagatTACTATTACTTGTCATGGTAGATGCGGTGCTGTTCCTGAATGCATCTTAAGTTTAAATCAAAGTACAGTCATAGGCCTTCTTTTCTATTACCCTGCTACTATTTTTTTCTCTAACGAGAAATTGACCAGGAGGTTTGGAGGAGATaagattttaaaattgctttctCTAAACAAGATAACATGAATGATGTTTCAATCAAGCAGATTAACTTTTCTCCCAAGACTTTTCTCCATACCATTAAATGCATTTTTACCTGTGCCTCTAACtaatttaaacaggattttacatccctagtaactagttaaatgttatgtttaactggttaaccacttacaCAGGGCTAAGCGGGGGGCCACtcaagcccagctgggctggagcagtgcccCCACTTGCCACAGTCGGGCTGGAGTGCCACCATTCATGGCACACTGGTCTGGTCAGGCTGAGCCCACCATGGGTGGGGACTGTTCTACCCGGGCTGGAGCACCTCTGCCCATGGTATGCTGGGCCCAGCGGCAcatgtgggggctgctccagctgggctggagtgcccccctcACCTGTGGCAGACCCTACGGGGCTTGAGCAacccctgcccatggtgggcacggggctgcttcagcccctggCAGTTAACCATTCCCATCCCTAGCCTCCACTGTCACATCCCTAGCCTCCACTGTCCTCATTCCTGAATCTAATTGCAGTGAGTCACATGATGTTAACTGAATAATGTTCTCTCCCTCATTAATGTACATGAAAAGTTACCTTTCCTTAAGCATGCTTTTTGAATTCTAGTTGTTATGATGACATAATGTAGATCTTCAGTATGGTGTTTTACATCATATGTAGAATTTCATTAGTTACTATAACgacaaaatattatttaaacaACTTCTGTAAACAATGAGATTAAATTGTTTCTCTAGTAATAACATGGGCTTTAGAAGAGAGAAAAATCCTGCCTCCTTATTAATGACATTCACATAATTGCGTACATTGAAGGCTGGCTCTTTTGTTTTCTGGTGGATTCCCCCTAGGAATCTAGGTAACACTTTCCCAACAGTTATTCACaaactttgcttttttttaagcCAGGGAACTTCACCGATCCATTTTCAATAACAGCGATCACTAACCTCCAAGTTTGTTACTTTACTGTCTAGAAGACCCTTCAGTGATTTTGATGTTCTATAAACTTGAATAAATAGTGCTTGTGGCTTTGTAATGTGTGTTTTAATAGTTTAGCACCGTGGTATCCAACACACTAGCTGCAAGCCaagtgtggctatttggccagttgcttcagaactggttggacaccacaagTTTAGCATGACTGATCTCTCCATATATTTCCTGTCATTTACCAGATGTTGCACAGAACAATGCCTCACTTGTTTGTTACCTAGACCTAGTCACTCACAGTAATCTCTCTAGTCAGTTGCTACACGACAGCATTATAAGAAAACATAAAGGTAGCAGAAATGACCTTGGTAATCTCCAGAGAGTTGCAGCTCACGTTCAACTGCAAAGCTTCTCATGCTGAAAGAGATAGTGGCTTTCACTCTGTGGTAAAACTTCCAGTATAGGCTATGTCCTGTTATATCCCTCGGATTAATATCAACCAGGATCCAGAAAACATATTGCACACTGCATTTTATATGGTGAAACTTTTTTGTTCAGACAGTGGGTTTTAATCCATcatacttaaaacaaaaatagtcTATCCCAATTTGTTTTAAGCATTTTGCTTGATAGGATAAACTTCACATACATAAAAGAAGAGTGTTCTGAATGTGGATTGCATCCCATTTCACTTGGATTTCTGAATTTTATCTACTTAAACCTTTTTTGTGAGAAGATTTAGTTTTTTGGCAGCAAGCAAGAGCAGACTGACTACATATAacttggggtgggagaggaggaaggaaattCTTGGGTTCATCTACATTCTTGTCCTATTTATGTCAATTTTGATTTTTCTCTTGTGTTATGCTGGTGGCAGCTACACAGTAAAATAATGGCAGTTAGATTTTTGGACACCTTATTTACAAGAATAGCAGGACCACAGTTTAAAATATAAACTTCTAATGTAAAAAGTATCAATTTTCCTTTGGAATACTGTGTAAAGTATTTCATACTATCTCTGGAAACATAGGAAGGATCTAATATTGTCTGCTGGATTTAATTCAGAAATCTTTAAGTTTGATAACTAATTTTTTGTCGTTGTTTTAGCCTCCTTTTTCATGTTTCAGTGATGTGTTTTTGCTAGAATGGATCCatcctctttttaaaatgtaaaaagttaCACATAAAAATTAACCTGATGCTCAATTTCATCAGAACTGTGATATAAAATGATACATACTACAATGATACATTTTGAAACTTCTAGAGAGACTTATTCCTTAAAACAAAGATCTAATTAGTCAGTCTCTTCTTCACTTTTAACCCTTGTGCTGTGATGCAAAATTCTATTTCTTACCGAAATTTACATTGAGACTCTAGTGCTGTTTCTCTTTTGAACCTAGAGTCCTCTTATCTTATGCTTTGCTACCCCTGTACAACCCTGATGAAGTCAGTAGGTTTTTCTGTATCTGAGAGCAGATAGTAGGGTTCAAAACCTTGTTTAACATAGTCAGTTCAGTTTTTATATTATATACTCAATAGGTCTCTATATATCTACACAACAAATAAATGCCATGCTAACATGCATGTGAATATAGCTTAGCCTCCTTCCTTACTTGTGAGAAACTGTGTATGTTAATTACTAAGATCGTTTTAAAGATGTATGGTTGTGAATGAGTTATAGAAACTAAGTGGAAACACTATTGGCATAATTCAGCATTTGACCCTCTAATAAAATTCCCTATAAAGGAAAGAGACTGCATTTCTATAGCTTGCCTGTGACGCTGAATTTCTTTTGCAGATTTTATGACAGACCTCAGTTAGCATGGTCTTCGGGGCCCAAGACTGACAAAGATTTGGCATACTGGAGAAGAAGAGGACAAGACTTCAGCGTACTGCTGGGTTACACTGACAAAGGAGACTCTGAAATGAAAGGATTGGCACCACCCCATGGGGTGTACAGACATGCTAAAGAAAGTCAGCTGGACGTAGGTGCAGGAACAGAGAATGTGACAAGAAGTGGCTTGCAAGAGACCTGGAAAGCGCCTGGTGATTACAAATGGCAAAGTTTAAGAACTGAAAGCTGGAAACAACCTAAAACATTAGGAAGACAAATGTCTGAAGGTGATAGAGAGAAACTGCTTCAAGATCTATACTCATTGACTCTGGGAGACAACATACTTAGCTCCCAGGACAAAGGGAAATCACAGTCCTTGCCAAGAGTTCTTTCACCGGAGACCCTAAAGTGTGTGGAAATTCCCTCCCTGGTGAATAATCATCACTTTCTAGGTGGCACTAAAGCACCCTCCGGTCCCCAAAACAGACTGCCTTTGGAACTGGCAAAACCCAGGGAAACTGGAAGCCATCTTCTTCCTCTGGCCAAGCCCAAGTATGGCAGACCCCTTAAACCTCCATCCTATGAACTGCACCGACAGAGCAGGGCATCTATAGAAACCAGTGGCTTGCAGGACCACCAGCAAACAGAGGAGCCCAGTTCATGTTTAGCCAAAGGAAATGAGCTGAAGCAAGACATTTCCATTCCAGACCCTGGTTTAGAACCCCCTGTCTATGTACCGCCGCCATCTTATAAGTCCCCACCTCCACCAAGTGTGAATCAGCATTCCCTCAGTGAAGTGCCTAACTATGACTTGTACTTCGACAGCAGTCAGTGGCATCCAGTAGAAAGGACAGTTGTCAGCCATCCGCCCTCCACTAGTACATTGGAAACTGGGGGTGAGCACTGCAAAGATGATCACCATCCTCATGGAAAACAAAGCCATTCCAGGCACACTGATGACTACCTGCATTCCATTCAGTATATTCCTTTTGATGATCCTCGAATACGGCATATTAAAATAGCACATCCAGAGAGCCTCCAGGACAATACTAAATACACTGAAAATACATGTAGAACCATTCCTACTGCTTTTCAGGAGAGAGCTATTGAACTATCTAATAGTGCCTTTTTGGATCCATCAAGTTTACTAAATACTGTAAAAGGTGAGAGAATGCCTGACAGTACCACACATAGCAACAGGTGGTTGGCAGCATCCAACAGAGATCAGGAAAACTGGGCCCAGCCTGACCAAAGAGATGGCCGTGACACAGGCAATCACCTCTCCATGAATGAAACTAATCAGGAGTATACAAAGGGCAACCTTTCTGTAAGAAACCCACATATGGATAGCACCTGTGAGACTGTTACTAGAGTTAAAAAGTTTGAACCTGGAACTGGGATGCAGACCAAAAAGagttcaaagaaaaaaatgaatgaaactaTATTTTGTTTGGTATCCATCCCAGTTAAATCTGAATCAAATCTGCCAGATACGGATAGGAACAATAACCTAACCCAAAGCCTTGATAAGAAGAATGAGTTTGATAACAATGGAGCTTTGCAAGAACAAAGTCTGTTAAGTATGTCTTCCACTGACTTGGAGTTACAAGCTCTCACAGGAAGCATGACCAATAAAACTGAGTTACAAAAACAAGAGCTGTGGAAACCAGAGGAGTTCAAACAAATGAATGACCTCAGTTTTACTCAGACTACAAAACACAGGGAACTCAAATACTCTGGCTCTTGGCCAGGTGATCAGTACAAAGACCAGCAAACACAGACATGTTTCACTGAAGACCCTAAAAGCTCACGCTTCTTCCATGGCATAAAACCTGAGCAACCAAATAATAAACTAATGTCTCCAAAATTCTTGTCCTGCACAACATCTGTGGCTGGGTCAGACCAGGCAGATTTACCCCCCAATAACAGGAGGTGTAGGCAGAATACATACAATATGAAAGGTCAGATGAACCTGAGTCCCTCCAGCAATAGTGCATTTTCAAGGACTGCCACCTCTGTAATTCAGGTACATTCACCAAAGGCATACCAGAGCCAGCCTTATGGGTCCTGCACAAACTTACCAACTCAGGAAGGGGAAATAGGTGCAATTGGCACTGGTGATGTTGTCAAGGGTGAGAGAAGTGCTCCCTGCAATAGTAAAGAACTGTTTGGACAATTTCTCTTGAAACCTGTGGGTCGCCGTCCCTGGGATGCAATAAGTGAATTAGAAAGTTTTAACAAGGAGCTTCAAGGGCAGGAAGAAAGTACTAGTAGTGAAGATGGTGTGGAGAGTGAGGGAACCAAGCAGGAAAGTGTTCCTACAAATACAGGAACCTTCACAACTTGTGAATCAACTCAGGAGCTCAGACCTTGTAAGAAGCTAAAAACTGTGGTACCAGAAGTTCCTGTATTTAGACAAGGAAGAGTTAAAAGTAAGTCTGAAAGTTGGAGTACAGAGTTTAAGTCTGATGATCCGTATATCTGTGCTGGATCACAAAGCTCCTTGAGTGCGAAAGAGAACAGTAGTTTAGTTAGGCCAGCAGATGGAAGTGTCATAACAAAAAAACAGGAAGCCAAGAACAGAATAAACAAACAGGGAGCTAGTTTAGGCCCAGTCAGGAGAGTTTTATCCAGTAGTCCAAGTAATGTACATCCGAGTAATCCATTCAATCATGTGGACTTGGAGACAAAGGACGATAGACATTACATAGCTAATATATTAGATTTTGTAAAATGGAACAAAAGCTCAAGTCCCAGAAACGATAAACCTTTAGAGCGAGGCTCTATAGTGAGATTGTCTTTAACTAATAGAAATCAAGGTCATTCTGAGCCAGATTTGAGGTCTGTGGGACTAGATATTGATTCTGAGCCTGGTGTTAAAAACTCTGACTTTTCTGCAAATGCAATGGAGATCCCCCCAAATGAGTCGCTGCAGGCAAGAGCTGCAAGGATTCTGGGTATAGAGGTAGCAGTCGAGTCTCTAATTCCTGGGGACAAAACTGGTCTCCaccaaaaccccagccctgcaaaTGGTGTCCAGGATCCTGAATTACCAGTAAGTGGAACAGTATGTGACAAAGTAGAAACAAAAGACTGCTCTTATGAGGGCAGACGAAAGTGTGGCTGGACAGAAAGCTCTTTCTTTGTTGGAGAGCGCAATGTCTCCTTTTGGACTGGTGATCGTCAGAGCACTGACCAAGAAACCAATTCTAAAACTCTGATAACTGAGCAAGGTTTTGAACCATATATAGGTCCCAACAGGCAAGAGAAGGATCCAGACCAGCCTTGCAAGTCTGTTACACATCAACTTGCTGAAAGAAACGTGATCATTCCAAGCTCAGAAAAGAGAGTCAGAAGCACCTCAAAGGTGATTGAAACATTACAAGGTAAACTTGCCTCTCCCCCTAGCCGAACTGTTATGGATCGTTTGGTGCGAATGAAAGAAGTTGACTCAGTTTCCCGTATGCGGCGTCTGAGTATCAAGAGTGCAGACTCAGGGGAGGAAGTAGATGAAGAGAAACCACTGAGGGTACAAGAGGAGAGAGGTAGCTGTGCCCCAATCAGCGGTAATGAACTCTCTCGCAAAATGGTGCACACAGGTGCTGTTTCCAAGCGCATCATCTCTCTCAGTGAAAATGGACACATAACTGCGATGGGCAAGAAAAAGACTGACCGAGATTTTTGTTTGGGTAAGGCCCAGTTTTACCATTCTCTGGGATTCAGTTGGGCACTGTTTTAAAAGggaataagtctcagaggggtagccatgttagtctgtaactttaaaaacaacaagtagacctgtggtaccttagggtatgtctacactaccaccctagttcgaactagggtggttaatgtagtcaatcgaagttgcaaatgaagcccgggatttaaatatcccaggcttcatttgcatcttgccgggcgccgccatttttaaatccccggtagttcggactccgtgcccgccgctacacgcggcacggagtaggtagttcgaattaggctttctaattcgtggaacgaggagtaatggtagttcgaattagcctaattagaactacctactccgtgctgcgtgtagccgcgggcacggagtccgaactatcggggatttaaaaatggcggcgcccggcaagatgcaaatgaagcccgggatatttaaatcctgggcttcatttgcaacttcaattgactacattaaccaccctagttcgaactagggtggtagtgtagacatacccttagaggctaacaaatgaacataattaaaaaaaatatttgcaaagcCCCTGAAAGCATGTGATATTATATATacttttgctagtctctaaggtgccacagcatTACTTGTACATTCCCTGTTTAAAAACATCAACTCCCCCTGTGGTATCCTCAAAAGAAATAATCTTCCTGTGTACCTGCTGCCATATACTAGAGCTACCAGTATTGTAATGTAATACGAGCAGATTAGTTGTCAATAAACAGTTGTTTTCTTGCAGAGGATAATGCTCACTGTGTTATCGCAGCTATTTGGATTCTGAATACTGAAGCTCATTCATGAAGGACTTTTCCGTTACCTAATGGTTTCAGAACACTgcacatttcaaaaataaaatgaaatttcacACCATTTGCCCTGGTTTTGCCCTCCCACCCAGGACACATTATCATCCCACCCTTTCTGTGAATGTCCAGGTTTTTATTCTCCAGTAAATAAGAACACAACACATCAGAACTGAGAAGAAACAAAGTATAAACCTGCTGCTGTAGGCTGAAGTCTTGGGAAAAGAGTTAAATGGTTGTGGTAGAAACTGTTTTGATAATATTCATGAGACATTATACAAAATGTTTCAGAATCAATATCACCAGGGCAAATCTTTCAGTGTATGCTTTGGAGTCCACTGTTCCTTGGGTCAAGGATAGTCTTGTCTAACCTAGGAATTGATCAGCCCTCAAAAACAGCTCACATCTGGTCTTCTGAACATGGTGATCTGGTAATAAAATGAATGGGCACACTTGAGAAGTGTAGCCATAGATCTCTATAGTCCAAGGATGAGCTGCGAGGCaattccaggccccaccccctagcgcattgcctgggagctggagacaCGCGagtccttttaactgcttctatttaaaggggtCGTGCTTGTTGGGCGGCCACGTTGCCTGCCAGCCCGGCAGGCACGAGCCCTttacagaagcaattgaaagggcccaTGGTTCTCAGTTCTACTGGctcattgcctgggagctgcccgggaGGCTCGGGCCCTTTCAACGGCTTCCATTCAAAAGGTTTGTGCCTGCCacacagctgccaggcaacagattAGCAGCAAGGCCatgagctgccagccatgttatgtgaattctaagccttCACCCCAGGTGACTCTGGGAGGAGTctagcccccagcaccctcccatcaGCTCCAGGtctcttccattggccagaagtcatGGGGCAAGGGttccaggccaagcaaagctcttggtagggtagctctcaaccacgcccgaggccccaccccttccaggtcagcctgcgcccacttccaaaatttgtgaagtggcacCCCTAACCCGTCAGAAGCCTTGAGAGAGCCTGCGGATGTCACCTAATGGAACTGTGTCAAGATGCATGAATGGATACAAGAGCACAAAAgggccccacagtcacaggccCCTCGGTtagccaacctctgctccctggtcttatAAATGGCCATCTTTGCcacagccaggaggaggttgacaagGACTTGGTAGGCAAGTTGATAACGCAATACTATCTTTTCTTTACTATctagtttcttttgtttttcacaTTTCTCTAATGGCTgaagccctcctccccctgccttgaAATTCACAAATACTACTTAACTGAGTCAGTATAAATCTGTGTAAAATTCCCCCGTGAGATGGAGATTAACTCAACCATACTTTAGAGGGATTTTATTTGTTCCCATTCCAGCCCCAGGAATGAATTGCATGAATTCTAAGTAGGCATTAGAATCCCCCCAGCTCCTA
The DNA window shown above is from Pelodiscus sinensis isolate JC-2024 chromosome 2, ASM4963464v1, whole genome shotgun sequence and carries:
- the JCAD gene encoding junctional cadherin 5-associated protein isoform X5, with the protein product MKGLAPPHGVYRHAKESQLDVGAGTENVTRSGLQETWKAPGDYKWQSLRTESWKQPKTLGRQMSEGDREKLLQDLYSLTLGDNILSSQDKGKSQSLPRVLSPETLKCVEIPSLVNNHHFLGGTKAPSGPQNRLPLELAKPRETGSHLLPLAKPKYGRPLKPPSYELHRQSRASIETSGLQDHQQTEEPSSCLAKGNELKQDISIPDPGLEPPVYVPPPSYKSPPPPSVNQHSLSEVPNYDLYFDSSQWHPVERTVVSHPPSTSTLETGGEHCKDDHHPHGKQSHSRHTDDYLHSIQYIPFDDPRIRHIKIAHPESLQDNTKYTENTCRTIPTAFQERAIELSNSAFLDPSSLLNTVKGERMPDSTTHSNRWLAASNRDQENWAQPDQRDGRDTGNHLSMNETNQEYTKGNLSVRNPHMDSTCETVTRVKKFEPGTGMQTKKSSKKKMNETIFCLVSIPVKSESNLPDTDRNNNLTQSLDKKNEFDNNGALQEQSLLSMSSTDLELQALTGSMTNKTELQKQELWKPEEFKQMNDLSFTQTTKHRELKYSGSWPGDQYKDQQTQTCFTEDPKSSRFFHGIKPEQPNNKLMSPKFLSCTTSVAGSDQADLPPNNRRCRQNTYNMKGQMNLSPSSNSAFSRTATSVIQVHSPKAYQSQPYGSCTNLPTQEGEIGAIGTGDVVKGERSAPCNSKELFGQFLLKPVGRRPWDAISELESFNKELQGQEESTSSEDGVESEGTKQESVPTNTGTFTTCESTQELRPCKKLKTVVPEVPVFRQGRVKSKSESWSTEFKSDDPYICAGSQSSLSAKENSSLVRPADGSVITKKQEAKNRINKQGASLGPVRRVLSSSPSNVHPSNPFNHVDLETKDDRHYIANILDFVKWNKSSSPRNDKPLERGSIVRLSLTNRNQGHSEPDLRSVGLDIDSEPGVKNSDFSANAMEIPPNESLQARAARILGIEVAVESLIPGDKTGLHQNPSPANGVQDPELPVSGTVCDKVETKDCSYEGRRKCGWTESSFFVGERNVSFWTGDRQSTDQETNSKTLITEQGFEPYIGPNRQEKDPDQPCKSVTHQLAERNVIIPSSEKRVRSTSKVIETLQGKLASPPSRTVMDRLVRMKEVDSVSRMRRLSIKSADSGEEVDEEKPLRVQEERGSCAPISGNELSRKMVHTGAVSKRIISLSENGHITAMGKKKTDRDFCLDSYDPSRVERV